One Rissa tridactyla isolate bRisTri1 chromosome 1, bRisTri1.patW.cur.20221130, whole genome shotgun sequence DNA segment encodes these proteins:
- the KLHL42 gene encoding kelch-like protein 42 — protein MSLAGRRRHEEEEGEGEEGDGAGAGEEVVQIRLGDKCYPVCKRKLIEQSDYFRALYRSGMREAEQGQEEQLLRGGLSALGLELVLDFINTSCLARLEQEEGGDEEPPLLEELVEAASYLQVTPLLRLLLSQVRLGNCFELHRLAQVYGLQDLHDACLDFMATHYHQVLRRPDARPHLLLPHALQQHLKERRMRGTATLVAIGDFMGSSSLGLPPGCHPQLEAPWSMLRYDEEAQRWLPLANNLPPDLVNVRGYGSAMLDNYLFIVGGYRITSQEISAAHCYNPCLNEWSQLASMNQKRSNFKLLAVNGKLYAIGGQSLANVECYNPENDWWNFVASMPNPLAEFSACECKGKIYVIGGYTTRDRNMNILQYCPTSDSWTNFELCDVHVRKQQMLSVEETIYLVGGCIHELGPNQKSSQSEDALTVQSYNIATKEWLYLKENTSKSGLNLTCTLHNDGVYILSRDITLSTSLEHRVFLKYNIFTDSWESLRRFPAFGQNMLICSMYLPNVREV, from the exons ATGTCcctggcggggcggcggcggcatgaggaagaggagggggaaggggaagaaggggatgGGGCCGgtgcgggggaggaggtggtgcAGATCCGGCTGGGGGACAAGTGCTACCCGGTGTGCAAGAGGAAGCTGATCGAGCAGAGTGACTATTTCCGAGCCCTCTACCGCTCGGGCATgcgggaggcagagcagggccaggaggagcagctgctgcGCGGGGGGTTGAGCgctctggggctggagctggtgcTGGACTTCATCAACACCTCctgcctggccaggctggagcaggaggaggggggcgATGAGGAGCCCCCTttgctggaggagctggtggaggcCGCTTCCTACCTGCAGGTCACCCCCTTGCTccgcctgctcctctcccaggtgAGGTTGGGCAACTGCTTCGAGCTGCACCGCCTGGCTCAGGTCTACGGTCTCCAGGACTTGCACGATGCCTGTCTAGACTTCATGGCCACCCATTACCATCAGGTGCTGCGGAGGCCTGATGCCCGGCCgcatctcctcctgccccatgctcTCCAGCAGCACTTGAAGGAGAGGCGGATGAGGGGCACTGCCACCCTCGTGGCTATCGGGGACTTCATGGGTTCCTCCTCCCTGGGCCTGCCTCCGGGCTGTCACCCGCAGTTGGAAGCCCCCTGGTCTATGCTGAGGTACGATGAGGAAGCGCAGAGGTGGCTGCCCCTGGCCAACAACCTGCCCCCTGATCTGGTGAACGTCCGAGGCTACGGGTCGGCGATGCTGGACAACTACCTGTTCATCGTTGGGGGCTACAGGATCACCAGCCAGGAGATTTCAGCTGCCCATTGTTACAACCCTTGCCTAAACGAATGGAGTCAGCTGGCTTCAATGAACCAGAAGAG GTCCAATTTTAAGCTTTTAGCTGTAAATGGAAAGCTCTATGCCATCGGTGGTCAATCCCTTGCCAACGTGGAGTGCTATAACCCAGAAAATGACTGGTGGAATTTCGTAGCATCTATGCCAAACCCTCTAGCAGAATTCTCAGCTTGCGAGTGCAAGGGCAAGATCTACGTTATTGGAGGTTACACTACACGAG ATAGGAATATGAACATTTTGCAGTACTGTCCCACTTCTGATTCCTGGACCAACTTTGAACTTTGTGATGTCCACGTTCgcaaacaacagatgctctctgtTGAAGAAACTATATATCTGGTAGGGGGTTGTATTCATGAACTTGGACCAAACCAAAAATCCAGCCAAAGTGAGGACGCGTTAACTGTGCAGTCTTACAACATTGCTACCAAAGAATGGCTCTACCTCAAAGAGAACACATCAAAATCGGGTCTTAACTTGACTTGCACTCTCCACAATGATGGAGTCTATATATTGAGTAGGGATATTACTTTATCTACAAGCTTGGAGCACCGTGTTTTTCTGAAGTATAATATATTTACGGACAGTTGGGAGTCACTAAGACGCTTTCCAGCCTTTGGACAAAACATGCTGATCTGTTCTATGTATTTGCCTAATGTGCGAGAGGTGTAA